The Litorilinea aerophila genome contains a region encoding:
- a CDS encoding ABC transporter ATP-binding protein encodes MAQDTLLQLNQVSQRYRSGQRTFTAVEQVNLSIATGEFVCLLGPSGCGKSTLLRIITGLQRPSEGEVLYRGEPLRGVNPHATIVFQTFALFPWLSVLGNVEIALKARGVPAGLRTTRALDLLDRVGLDGFESAYPRELSGGMRQKVGFARAMAVEPELLCLDEPFSALDVLSAESLRSDLMELWTSGRIPTKAVLMVTYNIEEAVLMAGRIVVMDKNPGRVVADLTVDLPYPRQRKSPGFTGIVDRVYGLLAGQTQPEHVELGTAPGEPGITRSLPHIAIHDLTGLLEHLADAPGNRADIYRLAGELHIDSDHLLRLIEAAELLGFVTIVQGDISLTPLGETFVEAGILGRKEIFAARIRRLPIFKWLFALLRAADQHQLEWDVVRTALELDFPREEAERQLETVVDWGRYAEVLAYDDSEELLVLEPGAEAPAPRAHP; translated from the coding sequence ATGGCCCAAGACACCCTGCTGCAGCTCAACCAGGTCAGCCAACGCTATCGCAGCGGCCAGCGCACCTTCACCGCCGTGGAGCAGGTCAATCTCTCCATTGCCACGGGCGAATTCGTCTGCCTGCTGGGCCCATCCGGCTGTGGGAAGAGCACCCTGCTGCGCATCATCACCGGGCTGCAGCGCCCCAGCGAGGGCGAAGTGCTGTATCGGGGCGAGCCCCTGCGCGGGGTCAATCCCCACGCTACCATCGTCTTCCAGACCTTTGCCCTCTTCCCCTGGCTCTCGGTGCTGGGCAACGTGGAGATCGCGCTGAAGGCCCGGGGCGTCCCGGCCGGCCTGCGCACCACCCGGGCCCTGGACTTGCTGGACCGGGTGGGGCTGGATGGCTTTGAAAGCGCGTATCCCCGGGAACTTTCGGGCGGCATGCGTCAGAAGGTGGGCTTTGCCCGGGCCATGGCCGTGGAGCCGGAGCTCCTCTGCCTGGACGAACCCTTCTCGGCCCTGGATGTGCTGAGCGCCGAATCCCTGCGCAGCGACCTGATGGAGCTGTGGACCAGCGGCCGCATCCCCACCAAAGCGGTGCTCATGGTGACCTACAACATCGAGGAAGCGGTGCTCATGGCAGGCCGCATTGTGGTCATGGACAAGAATCCGGGCCGGGTGGTGGCCGACCTCACAGTAGACCTGCCCTACCCGCGCCAGCGCAAGAGCCCGGGCTTCACCGGCATCGTGGACCGGGTCTATGGCCTGTTGGCCGGCCAGACCCAGCCCGAGCATGTGGAGCTGGGCACCGCGCCGGGCGAGCCAGGCATCACCCGCAGCCTGCCCCACATCGCCATCCACGATCTCACAGGCCTGCTGGAACACCTGGCCGACGCCCCCGGCAACCGGGCCGACATCTACCGGTTGGCCGGGGAGCTCCACATCGACTCGGACCACCTGCTACGCCTGATCGAGGCGGCCGAGCTGCTGGGGTTTGTCACCATTGTCCAGGGCGACATTTCCCTCACGCCCCTGGGTGAAACCTTTGTGGAGGCCGGCATCCTGGGGCGTAAGGAAATCTTCGCCGCCCGCATCCGCCGCCTCCCCATCTTTAAGTGGCTCTTTGCCCTGCTGCGGGCAGCCGATCAGCATCAACTGGAATGGGACGTGGTCCGCACCGCATTGGAACTGGACTTTCCCCGGGAGGAGGCCGAACGTCAACTGGAAACTGTCGTGGATTGGGGGCGCTACGCCGAAGTGCTGGCCTACGACGACAGCGAGGAGCTGCTGGTGTTGGAACCTGGTGCTGAAGCCCCCGCACCCCGAGCCCACCCATGA
- a CDS encoding threonine synthase — protein sequence MATSAIVQEQPPFVVGLRCLRCGTTYRVGELDYVCSCRPNTGSDLGTLDVIYDYQALAQAIPPGQLMADPDRGIGRFWPLLPLARRESLPPLPVGDTPLLAVPRLADSLGLRHLFIKDDGRNPSASLKDRASAIAVARAREQGAAVVATASTGNAAAALAVLSAAAGQPNVIFVPKAAPPAKIAQLLVHGSLVLAVDGSYDQAYDLCLAACREFGWYNRSTGYNPYMTEGKKTVSLEIGAQLAQAQTDLAGPAPFLAPDAVFVSVGDGCILGGVHKGFQDLLALGWIDRMPRLYGVQSTRSAALYNAWRAGREVPAPVEATTRADSISVDAPRDPFKALRAVRETGGAFLAVPDEAILAAILPLARLAGVFAEPAGAAALAGLAQAVEQGLVRPDETVVVINTGSGLKDVGAAMEAGGAPVVIPPTLEAVRKALADSSGRRPQD from the coding sequence ATGGCAACCAGCGCCATCGTCCAGGAACAGCCGCCCTTCGTCGTCGGTCTGCGCTGCCTGCGCTGCGGCACCACCTACCGGGTCGGGGAGCTGGACTACGTCTGCTCTTGCCGGCCCAACACGGGCAGCGACCTGGGCACCCTGGACGTGATCTACGACTACCAGGCCCTGGCCCAGGCCATCCCGCCAGGCCAGCTGATGGCGGACCCGGACCGGGGCATCGGCCGCTTCTGGCCGCTCCTGCCCCTGGCCCGCCGGGAGAGCCTGCCGCCCCTGCCCGTGGGGGACACGCCCCTGCTGGCCGTCCCCCGGCTGGCGGATTCCCTGGGGCTGCGCCATCTCTTCATCAAAGACGACGGCCGCAATCCCAGTGCCTCCCTCAAGGATCGGGCCTCGGCCATCGCGGTGGCCCGGGCCCGGGAGCAGGGCGCGGCGGTGGTGGCCACGGCCAGCACCGGCAACGCCGCGGCTGCGCTGGCCGTGTTGAGCGCCGCGGCCGGCCAGCCCAACGTCATCTTCGTGCCCAAGGCCGCGCCGCCAGCCAAAATCGCCCAGCTCCTGGTCCACGGCAGCCTGGTCCTGGCTGTGGACGGCTCCTATGACCAGGCCTACGATCTCTGTCTGGCCGCCTGCCGGGAGTTCGGCTGGTACAACCGCAGCACCGGTTACAACCCGTACATGACCGAAGGCAAGAAGACGGTCTCCCTGGAGATTGGGGCCCAACTGGCCCAGGCCCAGACCGACCTGGCCGGCCCGGCGCCCTTCCTGGCGCCCGATGCCGTCTTCGTCTCCGTGGGGGACGGCTGCATCCTGGGCGGTGTGCACAAGGGATTCCAGGATCTGCTGGCCCTGGGCTGGATCGACCGCATGCCCCGCCTCTACGGCGTCCAGTCCACCCGCAGCGCCGCGCTCTACAACGCCTGGCGCGCCGGCCGGGAAGTGCCGGCGCCGGTGGAGGCCACCACCCGGGCCGACAGCATCAGCGTGGACGCGCCCCGGGATCCCTTCAAGGCCCTGCGTGCGGTGCGGGAGACGGGCGGCGCGTTCCTGGCCGTGCCGGACGAAGCCATCCTGGCGGCCATCCTGCCCCTGGCCCGCCTGGCGGGGGTCTTTGCCGAACCGGCCGGCGCGGCGGCCCTGGCCGGCCTGGCCCAGGCGGTGGAGCAGGGGCTGGTCCGGCCGGACGAGACGGTGGTGGTCATCAACACCGGCAGCGGCCTGAAGGACGTGGGCGCGGCCATGGAGGCCGGCGGCGCGCCGGTGGTGATCCCACCGACCCTGGAGGCGGTACGCAAGGCCCTGGCCGATTCATCCGGAAGACGGCCCCAGGATTGA
- a CDS encoding sulfatase family protein, which translates to MDRQPNLIFLMPDQLRHDFLSCYGATFVETPHIDSLAAHGVRYTRAYSTSPVCVPARASLLTGMNALKNGVTDNGQWLRPDLAAMGIHTWPEILARHGYYTAAIGKMHFYPWDIKHGFQYRVAAEDKRWIHVRDDYYHFLRERGHRKYHGNEHEGYYENKGAIINKLPWEYSVDHFVGQEAVRFIRQYGNDGPFALMVGFPGPHCPYDPNEEFLDAVDPERLPPAVPEVPGAAPGLRANNIEGNRKPWNGVDYSEFTEAHKQKIRHHYAALVKQIDEEVGQILQALEEEGLLENTVILFASDHGDYLGDHNLIGKGTFFEASIHIPLIVRLPRRAEATVVDDLVELGDVTATLLALAGCPVPGYMDSRPLPGLGLGVAEGRDYSIGMVSDGWMIFDGRWKLAKYKTGEILFFDLDNDPHEQHNLLWDPAHRERYLAMDARLTQAIMEAVTASHADKRVYHNSLSGDPSFGRESWTRPYPQRWNGAP; encoded by the coding sequence ATGGACCGACAGCCGAACCTGATCTTCCTGATGCCCGACCAGCTGCGTCACGACTTTCTGAGCTGCTACGGCGCCACCTTTGTGGAGACACCCCACATCGACAGCCTGGCTGCCCATGGCGTCCGCTATACCCGGGCCTATTCCACTTCGCCCGTCTGCGTGCCGGCCCGGGCTTCCCTGTTGACCGGCATGAACGCCCTCAAGAACGGCGTCACCGACAACGGCCAGTGGCTGCGCCCGGACCTGGCTGCCATGGGCATCCACACCTGGCCGGAAATTCTGGCCCGCCACGGCTACTATACCGCGGCCATCGGCAAAATGCACTTCTATCCCTGGGACATCAAGCATGGCTTTCAATATCGGGTGGCAGCCGAGGATAAGCGCTGGATCCATGTGCGGGATGACTACTACCACTTCTTGCGGGAGCGGGGCCACCGGAAGTATCACGGCAACGAGCATGAAGGCTACTACGAAAACAAGGGCGCTATCATCAACAAATTGCCCTGGGAATACTCAGTGGACCACTTCGTGGGGCAAGAGGCGGTGCGCTTCATCCGCCAGTATGGCAACGACGGCCCCTTCGCGCTGATGGTGGGCTTCCCCGGCCCCCACTGCCCCTACGATCCCAACGAAGAGTTTCTGGACGCGGTGGATCCAGAGCGGCTGCCCCCGGCAGTGCCAGAGGTTCCTGGCGCCGCACCCGGCCTGCGGGCCAACAACATCGAGGGCAACCGCAAGCCGTGGAATGGCGTAGATTACAGCGAATTCACCGAGGCCCACAAGCAGAAGATCCGCCACCACTACGCGGCCCTGGTCAAGCAGATCGACGAGGAAGTGGGCCAGATCCTTCAGGCCCTGGAGGAAGAGGGGCTGCTGGAGAACACCGTCATCCTCTTTGCCAGCGACCACGGCGACTACCTGGGCGACCACAACCTCATCGGCAAAGGGACCTTCTTCGAGGCCAGCATCCACATTCCCCTCATCGTTCGGCTGCCGAGGCGGGCAGAAGCGACCGTAGTGGATGACCTGGTGGAGCTGGGCGATGTGACCGCCACCCTGCTGGCGCTGGCCGGCTGCCCCGTGCCGGGCTACATGGATTCCCGCCCCCTGCCCGGCCTGGGCCTGGGCGTGGCAGAGGGCCGGGACTACAGCATCGGCATGGTGAGCGACGGCTGGATGATCTTCGACGGGCGCTGGAAACTGGCCAAATACAAAACCGGCGAAATTCTCTTCTTCGACCTGGACAATGATCCCCACGAGCAGCACAACCTGCTCTGGGATCCGGCCCATCGGGAGCGCTACCTGGCCATGGACGCGCGCCTGACCCAGGCCATCATGGAGGCCGTCACCGCCTCCCATGCCGACAAGCGGGTCTATCACAACTCCCTCTCTGGCGACCCCAGCTTCGGCCGGGAATCCTGGACGCGCCCCTACCCCCAGCGCTGGAATGGAGCCCCCTAA
- a CDS encoding MBL fold metallo-hydrolase — MIRPVLQDDAFLADVAQARQQADGFCLWWLGQSGFLLQWQGRHLLLDPYLSDSLTRKYAHTDKPHIRMTERVVAPERLDFIDVVTSSHNHTDHLDAETLIPLMQVNPGLTLVIPEANRDFVAQRLGCDPAWPLGVDAGRSVTVAGFTFHGVPAAHESLETDEQGRHKFLGYVIQFGRWTLYHSGDTVRYPGMAELLRRWPIDVAILPINGSKPERRVAGNLDGRQAAQLAHDVGARLVIPCHYEMFTFNTASPDEFIAACRELGQPYQVLRAGERFHYPPPWYSLA; from the coding sequence ATGATCCGGCCCGTTCTACAAGACGATGCCTTTCTGGCCGACGTGGCCCAGGCCCGCCAGCAGGCCGACGGCTTTTGCCTCTGGTGGCTGGGCCAAAGCGGCTTTTTGCTCCAGTGGCAGGGACGCCACCTGCTCCTGGACCCCTACCTGTCGGACTCCCTGACCCGGAAGTATGCCCACACCGACAAACCCCACATCCGCATGACGGAACGGGTGGTGGCGCCGGAACGGCTGGACTTCATCGACGTGGTGACCTCCAGCCACAACCACACCGACCATCTAGATGCCGAGACCCTGATCCCGCTCATGCAGGTCAACCCCGGGCTGACGCTGGTCATCCCCGAGGCCAACCGGGACTTTGTGGCCCAGCGGCTGGGCTGCGACCCTGCCTGGCCCCTGGGCGTGGACGCTGGCCGCTCGGTCACGGTGGCAGGTTTCACCTTCCATGGCGTGCCCGCGGCCCACGAAAGCCTGGAGACCGATGAGCAGGGTCGCCACAAGTTTCTGGGCTATGTGATTCAGTTTGGCCGGTGGACCCTCTACCACAGCGGGGATACGGTACGCTACCCGGGGATGGCGGAGCTACTCCGGCGCTGGCCCATCGACGTGGCCATCCTGCCCATCAACGGGAGCAAGCCGGAGCGCCGGGTGGCCGGCAACCTGGATGGACGCCAGGCGGCCCAACTGGCCCATGATGTCGGCGCGCGGCTGGTCATCCCTTGCCACTACGAGATGTTCACCTTCAACACCGCCTCGCCGGACGAGTTCATCGCGGCCTGTCGGGAGCTGGGGCAGCCTTATCAGGTTTTACGGGCCGGGGAACGCTTCCACTATCCCCCGCCCTGGTACAGTCTGGCGTAA
- the hypB gene encoding hydrogenase nickel incorporation protein HypB: MARIPVVQNILHANEVLAADVRRRLDAHGIFGLNVMASPGAGKTTLITATVARLRDRLRLGYVDGDIATSLDAERIAGLGVPVVQINTGGNCHLDANMLSPALDQLPLDALDLLVVENVGNLVCPAHFQLGTHVNVLVASVPEGDDKPYKYPSMFRGVDVLLLNKVDLLPYIPFDVDRFLHGVKALNPQAQVFQLSALHGTGMEAWVEWLEQRVVQGQPAG; the protein is encoded by the coding sequence ATGGCACGCATTCCCGTGGTCCAAAACATTCTCCATGCCAACGAAGTCCTGGCGGCCGATGTGCGACGCCGGCTGGACGCCCACGGCATCTTCGGCCTCAACGTGATGGCTTCCCCTGGCGCGGGCAAGACCACCCTCATCACCGCCACCGTGGCCCGGCTGCGGGACCGTCTGCGGCTGGGCTACGTGGACGGCGACATCGCCACCAGCCTGGACGCGGAACGGATTGCCGGCCTGGGCGTCCCGGTGGTGCAGATCAACACCGGCGGCAACTGCCACCTGGATGCCAACATGCTCAGTCCGGCGCTGGACCAACTGCCCCTGGACGCCCTGGACCTGCTGGTGGTGGAAAACGTGGGGAACCTGGTCTGCCCGGCCCATTTTCAACTGGGCACCCACGTGAATGTCCTGGTGGCCAGCGTGCCCGAAGGGGACGATAAGCCCTACAAATATCCCTCCATGTTTCGGGGGGTAGATGTGCTCCTCCTCAACAAGGTGGACCTGTTGCCCTACATCCCCTTCGACGTGGACCGCTTCCTCCATGGAGTGAAGGCCCTGAACCCCCAGGCCCAGGTCTTTCAGCTGTCCGCCCTCCACGGCACCGGCATGGAGGCGTGGGTCGAATGGCTGGAGCAGCGGGTGGTCCAGGGGCAGCCGGCGGGCTGA
- the hypA gene encoding hydrogenase maturation nickel metallochaperone HypA, with amino-acid sequence MHELAITQHLLDLTLAHARAAQARKVTHLYLVIGQLSSIVDDSVQFYWEQIARGTLAADAQLHFRRVPAWLQCQGCGAETPLDAQADFRCPVCKSPAVQVVGGDEFRLESIEVE; translated from the coding sequence ATGCATGAGCTGGCGATTACCCAACATCTGCTGGACCTGACCCTGGCGCATGCCAGGGCCGCCCAGGCCAGGAAGGTCACCCACCTCTACCTGGTGATTGGCCAACTCTCCAGCATTGTGGACGACTCGGTGCAGTTCTACTGGGAGCAGATTGCCCGGGGGACCCTCGCCGCTGACGCGCAGCTGCACTTTCGGCGTGTGCCCGCCTGGCTCCAGTGTCAGGGCTGTGGCGCCGAGACCCCCCTGGACGCCCAGGCAGACTTTCGCTGCCCTGTGTGCAAAAGCCCGGCCGTCCAGGTGGTGGGGGGCGACGAATTCCGCCTGGAAAGCATCGAAGTGGAGTGA
- a CDS encoding metallophosphoesterase family protein, which yields MKIAHISDLHLRHHLPGTADIPERRSRLMADYLQRAVQHLHAHNPDLLVLSGDLVDYPTDRLDDPATRAQGEADLRLIADILAPLPCPLVVVDGNHDHPELTRKVFGHLPLDQICRGYRVLAFWDAEGEGHVPHRTGAEWQRFQDALEDPDSPPQIHVQHYVIWPHLNGEYPYTYGEGDAMQAAIVASGRVRLVLSGHYHRGARPQMVDNTLFATVPAFSEFPHPFWIYELDGERFQHQTVQLGTR from the coding sequence ATGAAAATTGCCCACATCTCCGACCTGCACCTGCGCCATCACCTCCCGGGCACTGCCGACATCCCCGAACGCCGCAGCCGCCTCATGGCCGATTACCTGCAACGGGCCGTGCAGCACCTCCACGCCCACAACCCAGACCTGCTGGTGCTCAGCGGCGATTTGGTGGACTACCCCACCGACCGGCTGGACGATCCCGCCACCCGGGCCCAGGGCGAGGCGGATCTGCGGCTCATCGCCGACATTCTGGCGCCCCTGCCCTGTCCCCTGGTGGTGGTGGACGGCAACCACGATCACCCCGAGTTGACGCGTAAGGTCTTCGGCCACCTTCCCCTGGACCAGATCTGCCGTGGCTATCGGGTCCTGGCCTTCTGGGACGCGGAGGGCGAGGGCCATGTGCCCCACCGCACCGGGGCAGAATGGCAACGCTTCCAGGATGCCCTGGAAGATCCCGACTCGCCGCCCCAAATCCACGTCCAACATTACGTGATCTGGCCCCACCTCAACGGCGAATACCCCTACACCTACGGCGAGGGGGACGCCATGCAGGCTGCCATCGTGGCCAGTGGCCGGGTGCGGCTGGTCCTGAGCGGCCACTACCATCGGGGCGCGCGGCCCCAGATGGTTGACAACACCCTCTTCGCCACCGTTCCTGCCTTTTCCGAGTTTCCCCATCCCTTCTGGATCTACGAACTCGACGGCGAGCGCTTCCAGCACCAAACTGTGCAGCTGGGCACCCGGTAA
- a CDS encoding GntR family transcriptional regulator, which translates to MPKARGYHSKKEFAYETLRESIMSGALKPGTRLIIDELSAELGVSPIPVREALQQLQYDGFVTIEPYIGARVSEIHASLIQEIFALLEALETISSTVACQKMSDADFAEMEGLLQRMDRDMADLEQWAEDNVQLHQFLCEKASMSLVANIMQQVLDHWNRLRRHYLQDVIGKRVEAAQRDHWRLLEALRTRDPKVVAQVIRTHNQEALSSYLQYLASSGKLEPEEIIQMPGGNLHD; encoded by the coding sequence ATGCCAAAGGCGAGGGGGTATCACAGCAAAAAGGAATTTGCCTACGAGACGCTGCGGGAGAGCATCATGAGCGGCGCGCTGAAACCCGGCACGCGCCTGATCATCGACGAGCTCTCCGCCGAGCTGGGGGTCAGCCCCATTCCCGTGCGGGAAGCCCTGCAGCAGCTCCAGTACGACGGCTTCGTCACCATCGAACCGTACATCGGCGCCCGGGTGAGCGAGATCCACGCCAGCCTCATCCAGGAAATCTTCGCCCTGTTGGAGGCGTTGGAGACCATCAGCAGCACGGTGGCCTGCCAGAAGATGAGCGATGCCGATTTCGCCGAGATGGAAGGCCTGCTACAGCGCATGGACAGGGATATGGCCGACCTGGAGCAGTGGGCAGAAGACAACGTACAGCTCCACCAGTTTCTCTGCGAGAAGGCGTCCATGTCCCTGGTGGCCAACATCATGCAGCAAGTGTTGGATCACTGGAACCGCCTGCGCCGCCACTACCTCCAGGACGTGATCGGCAAGCGGGTGGAGGCGGCCCAACGGGACCACTGGCGCCTGCTGGAAGCCCTGCGCACCCGGGATCCCAAAGTCGTGGCCCAGGTGATCCGTACCCACAACCAGGAGGCCCTCTCCTCCTATCTCCAATACCTGGCCAGCAGCGGCAAGCTGGAACCAGAAGAAATCATCCAAATGCCCGGAGGCAATTTACATGATTGA
- a CDS encoding glycoside hydrolase family 88 protein: MIDKSELIQKCHRTLDFAGQQLRHLIETYPDYFPMYTVNGKWKHSGEAWTNWCEGFLGGQMWLLYKHTGDDYWREKAEHYSRLVEHRKTDRTVHDLGFVFWSTWKRWYDLTGDPSLNDVVIEAGRTMSLRFKEKGQYLRSFVADDSLFIDIMMNVGIIFYAAQQTGDKNLWRIANQHCLTTRRYLVRGDGSTAHEGIFDLETGEFLRQSTHQGWRDDSSWARGLTWALYGFGTAYSFTQDVRFLQTAEACANFYIERTPDHGVPPNDWDEPNPQYPYESSAAAIAASGLQNLARLTGDAARARLYRDYALQILDTLTGPEFTAYETPGWEGILKHGMYHQRKGLGVDESVMWGDYFYLEAICKVLGYE; encoded by the coding sequence ATGATTGACAAATCTGAACTGATTCAAAAATGCCACCGCACCCTGGACTTTGCCGGCCAACAGCTGCGCCACCTCATCGAAACCTACCCCGACTACTTCCCCATGTACACGGTCAACGGGAAGTGGAAGCACAGCGGTGAGGCCTGGACCAACTGGTGCGAGGGGTTCCTGGGCGGGCAGATGTGGCTCCTCTACAAACATACGGGGGACGACTACTGGCGGGAGAAGGCCGAACACTACTCCCGGCTGGTGGAGCACCGAAAAACCGACCGCACCGTCCACGACCTGGGCTTCGTCTTCTGGTCCACCTGGAAGCGCTGGTACGACCTGACCGGCGACCCGTCCCTCAACGATGTGGTGATCGAGGCAGGGCGCACCATGAGCCTGCGCTTCAAGGAAAAAGGGCAATACCTGCGCTCGTTTGTGGCCGATGATAGCCTCTTCATCGACATCATGATGAATGTGGGCATCATCTTCTACGCCGCCCAGCAGACCGGCGACAAAAACCTGTGGCGCATCGCCAACCAGCACTGCCTGACCACCCGCCGCTACCTGGTCCGGGGGGACGGCAGCACCGCCCACGAGGGGATCTTCGACCTGGAGACGGGCGAATTCCTGCGCCAGAGCACCCACCAGGGCTGGCGGGACGATTCGTCCTGGGCCCGGGGGCTCACCTGGGCCCTCTACGGCTTCGGCACAGCCTACTCCTTCACCCAGGATGTGCGCTTCCTGCAGACGGCCGAAGCCTGCGCCAATTTCTACATCGAGCGGACGCCCGACCACGGCGTGCCCCCCAATGACTGGGATGAACCCAATCCCCAATACCCCTACGAGAGCTCAGCCGCGGCCATTGCCGCCAGCGGCCTGCAGAACCTGGCCCGCCTCACCGGAGACGCGGCCCGGGCCCGCCTCTATCGGGACTATGCGCTCCAGATCCTGGACACCCTGACCGGCCCCGAGTTCACCGCCTACGAGACACCGGGCTGGGAGGGTATCCTCAAGCACGGCATGTACCACCAGCGCAAGGGGCTGGGCGTGGACGAGAGCGTCATGTGGGGCGACTACTTCTACCTGGAAGCCATCTGCAAGGTGTTGGGCTATGAATAG